Within Trichoderma atroviride chromosome 2, complete sequence, the genomic segment CTCAGTCTCAGTATGGTATGGTGGGGGATCTTCTCAGATCCAATAGGGTCAACGGGATCCATCAGTTTTTGGAACGAAAAGGTCGAGGGGTTTTGGCGTGTGATGACGTGGTAGACTGAAGAGGGAGGAGATCCGCTAGTTGTATGAATGGCAAGGAAGAGGTTATTCTCAAGCCAGGTGAGTGATGATACTATTCCGTCGTTAGCATGAATACTTCTTTTCGTTCCTTGAGGACCAGTGATATTACCATGGCAGTCGCCCATATTGGGAGGCTTGGGAATATCGGCCTTGCCCTCTCCCTCAGGCGTCATTTGGTGAATAGTTCCATCAGCCAATCCGGCACAAAGCTGTTTGCCTTTTGAACTCCAGGCAGTACAGCTAACCTGGCTCTTCAGCGCGTTGCTGATTTTCCGCTCCTGGAGGTTTGCAATATGGAGGTTGCCGCCACTGGTAACAATAGCAAAGAGCTCTGGGACCATGGGATTTGGTACCAGTGACCTCAATGCCTCCCCATTTGTCGATAGCTCAAACGCGGAATTGGAAGATCCCTGGAGAAGGCTCTGCACCTCGTAAACGGCAAGGCCGCCACCAGATTCCGCTGACAGCACCAGGTAATTCTCGTCGGCGGTAAACACGAGCTGCGACACCCGCATAGGCATAGGGATCTTGAGCTGAGGCTCGAAGCTTCGAATATCCGAATCGCCATTTTTGGGTCCCTCAAAGGCTTTTCGAATCGACTCAgtggtggcgatgatgacttggtcagggccggcggcagcaacCAGGCCTCTCTTTGAGGCAACGCTTAGGAGCGACGAGGTAGGAGTAGGAAGCGACTCCCAGGGAGAAGTGAGACGCACtttggcatcgccagcaaTGGCCAGGAAGCCGAGGGCCTACATGTATAAAGACTTGCGTGTCAATGGTCTGATCAACACTTTTGGTTGCCTATTCAACAGAAAGacaacaaaggcaaaaagaaaaaaaattgcagcaaatcaagcagccaagcaaCAAAGATATTGCCACTCACCTCCGTCTGAATAGTTTCCAGGTCAGGGCCTGCATTGACATTTCCCGCGCCTCCATTCATGGTGTTGTTCGAGGCGTTGAATCCAAAcgccattgtcgtcgtcgcctcAGACGAGCTCCGGATCTCGTTTACAATCCGACTGGCAGACGAACATGGGTCTGCGGCGCCGCGCTGCAAAGTCCCGTCGTCGCTGGAGCTCCCGCCGGCAGAAGCTgcgcctggagctgccgggGCCCAATTCGGAGGCAGAGACCGCGAGAAGGGCGAGGGCGCGGCGAAGAATCGGTGAGGCGAGAAGACGCGTCGGTTGTTCTGCTGCAGCGGACTGTGCAAGAGTAGCGATTGGAGGTGCAACGGGAACTGCGCCGCCTGCACCATTCTCGCGACCCTTGCATGCGAAGTCCAACTTTTTGGGAGCTCTTGGGTGGAATCACGTGGGTTCGCACAGCTTGAGCCAATGGCGCGTGCAGCTGCGCTCCATCTGCCCACAGGCGAGGCGGCTGTCCAATCAGTGGCGCTGCCAGCTGTGCCGGGGGGGGCCTTTTATAGAGGGGAACAGCAGCGCTATAAGGCACTGGAGGTGGGAGCTTGTACCTCGTGCGCTAGATTCCAGTGCGCGGTGACTTTGCCCAGCACAAGTCGTTGGCAGCAAGGTGCCTAAAGGCAGAAGGCAGCTTTTAGCCTCGTCATCAGCTACTGGCACTATAACCAAACATCGACCGTCTTCAGCCTGCGAGCTTCACCAAAACGAGAAACCACCAAGCATTGAAGTGCGACAGTACGACACAGTAAATACTGATGCTCCACGGCTGTTGATTCCTGCAACCTGGTATACACGAGCAACAGACGAGACCAGCACGACTGGTCGTAAAAGCACccacagcagcctcaagatGCCGGGCTTCGACTTCTCCAACTACAACCGCAATGCGGCCCTGCACGCCCGCGGAGTGCCTCTGCCAAAGGCGACCAGCACAGGAACAACCATTGTCGGCTGCATCTTCGACGGCGGCGTTGTGGTGAGTGGGCATAGATCCTGtttcttctgctgcagcagctgctctGCATAATCAATCACCCCTccccctctctccctccctgAAGACACAACATCACAAAGCTAAAGGTACATCTGGCTGACGAACCCCAACAAAACAGATTGCTGCTGATACCCGAGCCACCTCCGGCCCCATCGTCGCCGACAAGAACTGCGAGAAGCTTCACTACATCTCCCCCCCAGATCTGGTGTGCCGGAGCCGGTACCGCCGCCGACACCGAGTTCACCACCGCCCTCATCTCCTCCCAGCTCGAGCTGCACTCCCTCTCCACCGGCCGCAAGCCCCGCGTCGTCACCTGCATGACCCTCCTCAAGCAGCACCTCTTCCGCTACCAGGGCCACATTGGCGCGtacctcgtcgtcgccggctGCGACCCTACCGGCACCCACCTCTTCACCGTCCACGCCCACGGCAGCACAGACAAGCTCCCCTACGTCACCATGGGATCCGGCAGTCTGGCTGCCATGAGCGTCTTTGAGACGCAGTGGAAGGCGGACATTTCACGGGATGAGGCCGTCAAGCTGTGTAGCGATGCTATCCTGTCCGGTATCTGGAACGATTTGGGTTCTGGTTCCAACGTCGACGTTGCCGTCATCACCAAGGAGAAGACTACCCTGCTACGAAACTACATCAAGCCCAACGAGAAGAGCGCGAAGCTGCAGAGCTACCGCTTCGAGAAGGGCACTACTGCCGTCTTAAACGAAAAGGTTATCAACAAGAGCGATCTTAAGCGATTTGTCACAGTACACGACTTACCGGTTGAGGGTGAGAAGATGGATGTTGATACCTAAAGATGGGGAAGGAATAGCGGGCGGTTAGGGCGTGACTTTGTGCTTTATCCGCGAAATAGTTAACAGACTAGAAACCAAATAAAACTTCAAAGCTATGATAATGATACAATGTTTTGACCCCTTCATGAGATAAAAAAACGGGAAATTGGAGAGACAATTTCCAAAGCTATTACAAAGATACAGCTTTTCGAACAAAGTCAATGAAATAAAGGACATTGGAGAAGTTCTTTTTGGTCTTGAAATTATTGGATTATCTTTGTTATCACCCTATTTGTCCTGGATATGAGACGTTTCCCACAACGTCTTTTTGGATATATGAACAGCCAAACGCCCGgccaaaaaaagagtaaaatcAACCGCACTCTATGCGGACTCGGtttagagaaaaaaagggaacaaaGGAAATATGAATATATGTACGCCGCAGAcagcaaaagcagaaaaaaaaaatttcttcTTACAAGAATCAAGAACCAAGGCTTGTCCAAGAAACAAGCTTTAGAGCAGTGTGTCCCAAGAAAAAGGGGCTCATCGAGCGCCCAGCATGCTTTCAAGAGCATATCAAgataagaaagaagaagaagaaagcacGGAAActagaaaaggaagaagtgaaagcgaaaaaaaaaaaaaatgagaacCCGCCTACTCAAATGCTGagagtgaaaaaaaaaaaagaaaaagaaaagaaaatagaaaaacagggagaagaagaagagtagaCGAGAAGAAAATCGGGCGGCAAGGAGCAAAagtgggagagggagaaaagataaaagacTCCAATATTGAAGCGAGACAGCCAAATCCTAAAACTCCGTTATAGATGAATGGGACGAAGAGATTTCATCATCATTAGAGTGGCCCGTTTATGAAGCGGGCTTTTTGCCAAACATTGCCCGTGAGCGCGATTTGCTGCGGGCTCGAGCCTTCTTCGGGATGTCAGGGgtatcctcgtcatcctgGTATTTTGCCTTGTGGATCCTAAAAGACGATTTGAATTAGCCCATTGCCTATAAGAAATGAGAATGAGAGAGATGCAGAGATGGAACATACCAGCTGTTTCCTACCATGCTCATACCCTTGGCTTCAGCCATTCGGTAGAACTTGGcactcttcttcaagttctTTTTGCAGCCGATTCCCTGAGCGTAGCAAAAACCAGCTTCCGCCAAAGCATCGACATCACCCCATGCTATTCAATTCGTTAGTAAGACGAGAACCATAATACATAATACAAGTGGAGATGTGTCAGTTTCAACTTACTGCCGGCGATTTCAAAGCAGCGCAGCGCAAGTGCTTTATCTTGCTCAATGCCCCATCCGTTCATATGGCTTACGCCCAGCTCATAGATGCTCAGCGCAAACTGAGCCTTGTGAGTTTTGTTTTCAGCGACGTTGATGCGCTTTCCTTCCTTGGCCACCCCCTCATCTTCTGCAACTTCGGCGCTTGCCATATCGGCTGCTTTCCGTAGCCATTGCACTCCTTCTTTCTGATTGGCCTTCATGCCCCAGCCATGGCGACAAGCAAGGGCATACAAAAGCATTGCTGTTGGGTGGTTGAGTCGAGCTGCATGTCGGAGGTGGTAGGTGGATTCGTTCAAAGAGCCATTCTCGTGGCACTCTATTCCCTTTGCTAGGTGCTCTTCAGCCGTCATCTCTGCAGCAGTAGGTGCAGGCGCAGGCCCGGCGGTGGTGCTCGTTGTTGATCGGACGGACATGGTCGGGCGTATCGTGTTGGCAGAATCGCTGGTACCAATCGAGGCAGGGGTCCTACCCCTGGGTGCTTCTCCGGCATGCAGGGTCCGTGATCTGCCTCTGGGGCCATCTTCGGCTTGTCGCCTGGATTCATTTGAAGGTCTAGGTCCACGGCCAGCGCTCTCTGAGCTGAGCTTACCTGCATCGCTCTGCTGTCTGGTCATTGCACTAGAGATACTAGCAGCATCATCCGGAATGGTACGAGCAGAGCTAGACGGCCGAGTAGGAGGTGAAGGTGGTGCGGCCGCCTGAGGTTGGTTGTCTGAAGACTCGGACCGCTGGATCGACTTTCCTCGGGGCAGAACAAATTTTGAGTAGACATAGGTGCCGTTGCCGTTATTTTCTGCTGGCTGTTCCACAAAGGCCTCACTGTGCATGCTTATCGGGGTCTGGGCCGACTCGTCAGCCAGTATAAATGACGGCTGACTATCTGACGAAGCCTGCCTAATGGGAGGGTCGAAACTAGGGGTTCCAGATCTGCTCATGGGTCGAGAAAAGTTGAAGGCGGGCCGAGGAAGCGCGGAAGACTCAGAGGCAGCAGATGGGGATCGTTGGAAAGAAGGCATGACAGAAGATGCCATATGGTGTGGGAGGGCTGCGCTGCCAGAGGACAGTTTTCGGGAAGGCAACGACTGAACCGAACTGGACATAGTGCCAAACGACTCCTCCTCTGTCGGTACAGGAGAGGGCAAAGCGCTTGGAAAGCGTCCGGGGAAGAGGCTTCTGGGCGGTGCCAAACCGATTTCGTCGAGAGAGCTCTGTTTGAACCTTCGAGGAGAGGAATCTgaaaaagcagaagagaaggacGAGGGCTGAGGGCGGCCAGAAATGGGGGATTTTGTTGATTGGCGATCAAGTGGAGGGAGGATATCGTTTTCAAGAGGTGAAGGTGATCGGTCTTGTCGTGCCCCGAAGTAGCTGTTTGGGTCATCACGTTGTCCCAGCCGTCGACCCCGAGCATATTCGGGGATATCTGGTACATCTGGCAGATCCTCGGGCACGGGGGGCACGCCGTCATCGGGGGTGGCCGGGATTCGACTCATGCGTGGATGCATAGATCTTGGCCGTTCGATTTCGCCCGAGAAGGCGTCTTCCACGAGCCCCAATCCAGCGGAAAGCGGAGGAGCAGGGGATTCATCTCGCTCAGACGCCGAGTCCTGGGACATGGATCGGAAGTATTCTGACCGGCCCTGGATGATGAGGGGGCTCTCGGCCGTCAGAGGGGGGAGCCGACTAACGCGATTTCCATCTTTGTTGGTAGTTTCCTGGAGCTGTCGGGCCAGCAGGCGACTCTGCAGGGCGAAGGCGTCCAAGGGAGAGAGTTCGGGGGGGCGCTTCCCCGGCGACATGGAGCCGCGGCGATCGCAAAGgtcgagaagcagaagaagcggcAGAGTTGGCGGAGTGGGATCGCAGGTCCAGCAAGGACGGGCGATTGGTCACGGCGTCTTTCATGTTGGTCAAAGCCCAAGTCCAGCGGGTTGTGTGGTGAAGGGATAATGGATAGCAGCGAATGCGCAAGCGCCAAGGGTGCTAAACAGGATAGATAAATAAAGCCAGGAGCCTCGGAAATGCGATCATCAAAGCCTGGGTGGGGACGCGCAGAATCGGAATCCCAAAAATAACGGcccagaagcaaaagaatggGCACCGTGGACCGGTTGGGCTGGGCTCTTCGCGTCGCCGGAGCTGCGCAAAAGCACGGGTGCAGGTGCAAGGTGATGTGGCGGTGCGGCGATGTTCTGATGACCAGGCCAGCGAGGATCAATGACGATTCGAACGGTCGTGTCAGCGTCGGCGTCGGTGACGGGCGGCACGAAAGATCCGAGTGAAGCAAggcgaagaaagagaagaaagaagagaatagaAGCGACAAAGGAGAGTCCAATACGAAGAGAAGGCGAGAAGGATAGACTGGGGTgagtttaaaaaaaaaggacgaaTCGAAGAGACGCAGCTGCGCGATATCAAAGGCTCGCAGACGGCTGCTCGAACAAAGAGGTTGAAAGGTGCTGGCCCCGGGCAAGGTGGTGTATGAAGTAGAAAATACGGAGCTCTGTTTCTTGTTTAGGATACGGAGCAACGGGGAACAGTCGTGCTCGACAACGTGCGTTTCTTGTCACACGAGGGGCCAGAGTCGCGgggaggcagagagagaacaagggcggcagaagagaagcgaAGAGAGAAGCGAAGCGATCACGACACGGGGAACGAGGCGCTCAAGGCACAGAAGCACAGAGGCAAGCCTCACGAAGACGCACGGCAACGAGGCTCGCACTGGTGGACGCCTCCCTTGCGGTCTGAGAGGCGGGCGGCTGGACTGAGGATAGGAGGAGCAACGAAGACCAGAGTCTGAAGGGTCTGAAGGGTCTGGGTCTGAGGGTCTGGAGGTGGATGGATACGAAGCAAAAGGAGGTTAGGAGGCCAGTGGCGGCCCCCCGTAGCTACGGCCGGCTCCAGGTACTCTGTACGGGCTTGCGCAGCCAGCGGCCGGTGGCGGCCCAGGTACTGCGCTACCGGCACGGCtagtggcagcagcacgagGACTAACCCGAGATGGTGGCTTGCCCTTTAGACTTCAAGGTACAGAAGCGTAAATGCTGAAGGTTCAGGATCCTCTTTCCTGCTGCTCTGTGCCGTGGCCCCTAGTGTTTGATGGGGGCAATGCTAAAATAATGGGTAGCTATCCAGGTATTCGTGGGAGCTGCCCAGGCAGCGCTGGAGCAGAGTGCACGATGGGTGAACGAGTGATGCTACACGGCATCGGGGGAATGCCAGGCTGGTAGATGCAAACATACAGTACCGGGACCGGTACATGATATGAGAGTTTCCGCCCCAGGTAGGTCGAGATTGTATGGTgggcatctgctgcttggCACTATCGCTTCGTATTGGCATCAATCAATGATACTTTGTCGCTAGCAGCTAGGCGCAGTGTACGCGGACGGCAATCTGAGCTGGTTGAGCCACTGCTCGCAGTCCATGAGCCGCCATCGACTCCCATAAGCTCGTATTGTAGAGATCTATCTGTTGCTGTGCCACTAGTACCGCTACTTGCATGCTGTAAGTTCTGGTCAACACCACCATTTTCCTTTCAAGACATTGCTCCATGAATACACCACACACACGCAGCGTCGCCCCCCGGCTCTCGTGGCTTGACGTTCCTGGCCACACTACCAAGGTACCTAATCTCGGGCAATCTCCCCAGCGTGTGTCTGACCCCAAACATAGAGGCCTGCAGGTCATCAGACTTTCGCTACGATCCCCCAACAGTTTATACCACAACCTGCAAAGTCCTAATTGACACAAACATTCCTACGTAGGTGCCTACCTATTCAATCGATCATTCTCTTACACAGGCTACAAAGGCAGGCATCTCGTCACACTGACCTCGGCCAAAGCCACACAGACAGCCGCACGCAGCTATACGCGCAAAGTGCCCAGCAGAGGTGGCCCAGAGTCGCTGCAAGTACCGCTACAGGGACTGCTACACAGGGCCACATTGGGCGAGGCTCAGGGACCCCCCTCAGGGACCCTTGGCATATAATTGGGTGCGCCGGCGACAGCCATTGTCTGGGGTGCATTGGGCTCATCAAATTGGGAGCAGCCACCgggtccctttttttctggggACCTGGCCAGTCAGCGGCGATGCCTCCATCATTTTAAAACATGCACGGAGAGGCTAAATTGGCCCATCCTTATTTCCTGCATGCAGACTAGCAAATTTTTTGAATTTAAATGTGCCTCGGCGCGCATCCATCCCCATCAGGTTAACGGGCAGAGGATTTCTCGCGTTGCTGGGTGTTATAAAATCAATGGTTGCTGCAGATATCGGTCAACTGACGCTGTATTATTGTTTGCTTGCCCACTATGGCTCTACAATCGATGCCCCTCAGTGGCAATGACAGCAGCAATAACGCATTAATCTTACGCAAGCAGCTCAGCTGCGCCGTCGTCGTGGCAAACATTTGCTTCTCGCCAGCTATCTGAGCTATAAATAACATCCAGCTACTGTACTATGCCCACGTATAACACTatttcatcgtcttcgtgcCTTGAAGCTCCGTAATAAGGACTCCTCTGGCCCATCTGCTGCGGTCAGACTGTAATGGCTCTTTGTTATCGCCTTTTAGTGCCATGCCAATGTCGGTGCCGAGTCATTTCACCTTTGTCCGTGATCCATCGTGAGGATCGCTTATAAGGTATACAGTAGAGTAGCAAGGGGGGCGGCACAAAGGGAAAATCGATTGCGCAGATTGCATGGCCCAAATTGGACCTCCCACCAACAAGAATGTACAAGAATGTACAAGAATGTCATGCGATTGGGCGGCACTTGGCCCatgctctttttgctggctGCATATGCacgcgatgctgctgctaatatTAACATCGGGCTCTTTGACGTGGTGCCTCTCTgatccatcttcatcgaaGCACGGTCGcacatcgcatcgcatcacCCACTGATATCGGCAGTGCATGCACGATGAGGTCAACCATGATACACCGCTTCTAGCAAGGGGGCGTGTGTCCCGTAGTCCATGCATGCTgttcttcatttcttctcAATTCCAACGCCGAGCAGTTTGGATTCCATCTCAAGACCGCTGtcgaaaacaaaacaaaaagcccGTTTCTGGCGTCGCAAGCGTGTCACATGCGGGCTCCGCCACGG encodes:
- a CDS encoding uncharacterized protein (EggNog:ENOG41) encodes the protein MSPGKRPPELSPLDAFALQSRLLARQLQETTNKDGNRVSRLPPLTAESPLIIQGRSEYFRSMSQDSASERDESPAPPLSAGLGLVEDAFSGEIERPRSMHPRMSRIPATPDDGVPPVPEDLPDVPDIPEYARGRRLGQRDDPNSYFGARQDRSPSPLENDILPPLDRQSTKSPISGRPQPSSFSSAFSDSSPRRFKQSSLDEIGLAPPRSLFPGRFPSALPSPVPTEEESFGTMSSSVQSLPSRKLSSGSAALPHHMASSVMPSFQRSPSAASESSALPRPAFNFSRPMSRSGTPSFDPPIRQASSDSQPSFILADESAQTPISMHSEAFVEQPAENNGNGTYVYSKFVLPRGKSIQRSESSDNQPQAAAPPSPPTRPSSSARTIPDDAASISSAMTRQQSDAGKLSSESAGRGPRPSNESRRQAEDGPRGRSRTLHAGEAPRGRTPASIGTSDSANTIRPTMSVRSTTSTTAGPAPAPTAAEMTAEEHLAKGIECHENGSLNESTYHLRHAARLNHPTAMLLYALACRHGWGMKANQKEGVQWLRKAADMASAEVAEDEGVAKEGKRINVAENKTHKAQFALSIYELGVSHMNGWGIEQDKALALRCFEIAGTWGDVDALAEAGFCYAQGIGCKKNLKKSAKFYRMAEAKGMSMVGNSWIHKAKYQDDEDTPDIPKKARARSKSRSRAMFGKKPAS
- a CDS encoding uncharacterized protein (MEROPS:MER0000542) — encoded protein: MTLLKQHLFRYQGHIGAYLVVAGCDPTGTHLFTVHAHGSTDKLPYVTMGSGSLAAMSVFETQWKADISRDEAVKLCSDAILSGIWNDLGSGSNVDVAVITKEKTTLLRNYIKPNEKSAKLQSYRFEKGTTAVLNEKVINKSDLKRFVTVHDLPVEGEKMDVDT